A region of Marnyiella aurantia DNA encodes the following proteins:
- a CDS encoding DUF695 domain-containing protein: MKNRILIILFLTFMGMFSNLFGQKKYPEEWNFYMTNVEDKPASIYINLGLHKHIPLKEKSNLCWIAVKLNNPTENGLTTDGESKTLFEIEDKILEIINATNTIYIGRLTSDGFRDFYFYSKDVNEFKNNAQKITSKYTNYEFIIDTKNDKNWSGYLDIYPNETDFQSISNRDVLENLEKNGDNLSKARDVFHWIYFKNENDRQKYIDIVKKENFEVVNENYNKKEKLPFSIQIKRIDKVGYGDIDEYTLYLWKLAKENNGDYDGWETSVETE, from the coding sequence TTTTTAACTTTTATGGGAATGTTTTCTAATCTTTTTGGTCAAAAAAAATATCCAGAAGAATGGAATTTTTATATGACAAATGTTGAAGATAAACCAGCTTCAATTTATATTAATTTAGGACTTCACAAACATATTCCACTCAAAGAAAAATCAAATTTATGTTGGATTGCAGTTAAACTTAATAATCCAACAGAAAATGGTTTAACAACAGATGGAGAAAGCAAAACATTATTTGAAATTGAAGACAAAATTTTAGAAATAATAAACGCAACAAATACAATTTATATTGGTAGATTAACAAGTGATGGATTTAGAGATTTCTATTTTTATTCTAAAGACGTAAATGAATTTAAAAATAATGCTCAAAAAATTACAAGTAAATACACAAATTATGAATTTATAATTGATACAAAAAATGATAAAAATTGGAGTGGTTATTTAGATATTTATCCAAATGAAACGGATTTCCAAAGTATTTCAAATCGTGATGTTTTAGAAAATTTAGAAAAAAACGGAGATAATTTATCAAAAGCAAGAGATGTTTTTCATTGGATATATTTCAAAAATGAAAATGACAGACAAAAGTATATTGACATTGTAAAGAAAGAGAATTTTGAAGTTGTAAATGAAAATTATAACAAAAAGGAAAAATTACCTTTCAGCATTCAAATAAAAAGAATAGACAAAGTTGGATATGGAGATATTGATGAATACACATTATATCTTTGGAAATTAGCGAAAGAAAATAATGGAGATTATGACGGCTGGGAAACTTCTGTAGAAACTGAGTAA
- a CDS encoding type II toxin-antitoxin system Phd/YefM family antitoxin yields the protein MFITNVSDFRKDIKSYLDRVAKNFETLIINRGKDSAIVVMSLDEYNSLMATNYELSSRKNELRLDSAVEKLRSGNSFSQDLIEE from the coding sequence ATGTTCATTACCAATGTTTCAGATTTTCGAAAAGATATTAAGTCGTATTTAGACCGGGTTGCGAAAAATTTCGAGACTTTAATAATTAATCGCGGCAAAGACTCAGCAATTGTTGTCATGTCGCTCGATGAATATAATTCTTTGATGGCAACTAATTATGAACTGTCTTCCCGAAAGAATGAACTGAGATTAGATTCTGCTGTTGAAAAATTAAGAAGTGGAAACTCATTTTCTCAAGATTTAATTGAAGAATAG
- a CDS encoding metal-dependent transcriptional regulator, which yields MRNTHTEENYLKAIFHLISDTHTVTINELSKILDVKMPSVNNMMKKFAEKKWVIYENYKPLIITPLGMKEAALVVRKHRLTEMFLVEKMNFGWENVHEIAEQLEHVHSAMFFDKMDEILNYPRFDPHGEPIPDKDGNIIAQELKKLSSCKSGDSVLFKAVTYSDDDFLHYLNDRNIQLEMQLEIVKVENFDKSFLVNTPAGSVHLSSNAADKMLVK from the coding sequence TTGAGAAATACCCATACCGAGGAGAATTACCTGAAAGCCATTTTCCACTTAATTTCAGATACACATACCGTTACCATCAATGAGCTGAGCAAAATTCTGGATGTAAAAATGCCGTCAGTAAACAATATGATGAAGAAGTTTGCCGAAAAGAAATGGGTCATTTACGAAAACTACAAGCCTTTGATTATCACTCCGCTGGGAATGAAGGAAGCGGCTTTGGTGGTGCGCAAGCACAGGCTTACCGAGATGTTTTTGGTGGAAAAGATGAACTTCGGTTGGGAAAACGTTCACGAAATCGCCGAACAGCTGGAGCATGTACATTCGGCTATGTTTTTCGACAAAATGGATGAGATCCTCAATTATCCGAGGTTTGACCCGCACGGGGAACCTATTCCGGACAAGGACGGAAATATCATCGCCCAGGAACTTAAAAAACTCAGCTCCTGCAAAAGTGGTGATTCTGTACTTTTCAAAGCGGTTACTTATTCGGATGATGATTTCCTACATTATCTGAACGACAGGAATATCCAGCTGGAAATGCAGTTGGAGATAGTTAAAGTTGAAAATTTCGATAAATCCTTTCTGGTGAATACACCCGCAGGATCTGTACACCTCAGCTCCAACGCTGCCGACAAAATGCTTGTAAAATAA
- a CDS encoding threonine aldolase family protein, translating to MKYSFKNDYAEGAHPRILEALLRTNLQQQNGYGLDEFSLAAEQLILNLSKSPNSRVHFVSGGTQANIIVISALLRPHESVIAADSGHIFTNETGAIEATGHKVHGVPTADGKLRTDDILKVLEQHTNKPHQVKQKIVYISNATEVGTFYTKRELQDLSDFCRRYNLYLFMDGARLGNALTATGNDLTLEDVASLTDVYYLGGTKNGALLGEAIVINNTEVQDEFGFHIKQKGGMLAKGRLLGIQFHELLRDNLYFDLALHANTQAMRIKEAFQEAGCTFLSDTYTNQIFPVLTNNQIDKLSANFDFYVWKKVSEEKSAIRIITSWATVEDSVDVFIREIEEMG from the coding sequence ATGAAATATTCATTCAAAAATGATTATGCCGAAGGCGCTCACCCGCGAATCCTCGAAGCGCTTCTAAGAACAAATCTGCAGCAGCAGAACGGCTATGGTTTGGACGAATTCAGTCTGGCGGCGGAACAGCTGATTCTTAATTTAAGCAAAAGCCCAAATTCCCGGGTGCATTTCGTTTCAGGCGGTACACAGGCCAACATCATTGTGATCTCAGCACTGCTAAGGCCGCACGAAAGTGTTATTGCTGCGGACAGCGGTCATATTTTCACCAACGAAACCGGAGCCATTGAAGCCACGGGACATAAAGTTCACGGTGTTCCTACAGCCGACGGTAAGTTAAGGACTGACGATATCCTAAAAGTACTGGAGCAGCACACCAACAAACCGCATCAGGTGAAGCAGAAAATAGTCTATATCTCAAACGCTACTGAAGTCGGCACATTCTACACAAAACGCGAATTGCAGGATCTCTCGGATTTCTGCCGCCGGTACAACCTCTATCTCTTTATGGATGGCGCACGTCTGGGAAATGCATTAACTGCTACAGGCAATGATCTCACCCTTGAAGATGTTGCCAGCCTCACCGATGTCTATTACCTGGGCGGAACCAAGAACGGTGCTTTACTGGGCGAGGCAATCGTCATTAACAATACTGAAGTACAGGACGAGTTTGGCTTTCATATTAAGCAGAAGGGTGGTATGCTCGCCAAAGGGCGGTTACTCGGAATTCAGTTTCACGAACTTTTACGCGATAATCTGTATTTCGATCTTGCCCTCCATGCCAATACGCAGGCCATGAGGATAAAAGAGGCATTTCAGGAGGCAGGGTGTACCTTCCTGTCGGATACGTATACCAATCAGATTTTTCCGGTGTTGACAAACAATCAGATAGATAAACTTTCAGCCAACTTCGATTTTTATGTTTGGAAGAAAGTCAGCGAAGAAAAGTCGGCAATAAGGATTATTACGTCCTGGGCCACGGTGGAGGATAGTGTGGATGTATTTATCCGGGAAATTGAGGAGATGGGATAG
- a CDS encoding tetratricopeptide repeat protein, giving the protein MKKIFLSLALVSLTFAAAQKKEIANAVKAVESNDFAGANSQIAAAESAMGGQTHLLEPALLEQYYYAKGLALLKTGKSTEGAVYLAKINDLRKSKIYTGKDGKNKVYYVGKAAADASGVNGLKEETYMPTSYGKLAAEIDPLIQAANKVALEAYNSQNFSLAADKFVESYNLLKAAGKVNGQLLYNSALSDVYAKNTARAQESFKELIANGYTGVETTYTAKEKATGNVVDLDKATWDTMKKNPAYSDFTMATSPSIEQNIYELYATILVDAEKYDEAVSVTEKGLKKFPSSTILTEKKGLSYFKSGKTAEFTNSLKDLVGKNPNDPITWYNLGVLQSSDPKLKSDAEAAFRKAIELDPKMATAYQNLAYLLMGDDETTITEYQSLRKAGKIEQANKVMDARRQRFVQALPYVERWQELQPDNLDALTMLTGMYLTTRNEAKHKEFKAKEDALKAKAK; this is encoded by the coding sequence ATGAAAAAGATATTTTTAAGCCTTGCGTTGGTCTCGCTGACTTTCGCGGCTGCCCAGAAAAAGGAAATTGCCAACGCTGTAAAAGCGGTGGAATCCAATGATTTTGCCGGAGCCAATTCTCAGATCGCGGCAGCAGAAAGTGCTATGGGTGGTCAGACCCATCTACTGGAACCTGCACTTTTAGAACAATATTATTACGCAAAAGGTCTGGCTCTTTTAAAAACCGGAAAGTCAACAGAAGGTGCAGTTTATCTTGCCAAAATTAATGATCTGCGTAAATCTAAAATCTACACAGGTAAGGACGGTAAAAACAAAGTTTATTATGTAGGAAAAGCCGCTGCGGATGCTTCCGGTGTCAATGGTTTGAAGGAAGAAACCTATATGCCTACATCGTATGGTAAACTTGCTGCTGAGATAGATCCTTTGATCCAAGCTGCTAATAAGGTGGCTCTTGAAGCTTATAACAGTCAGAATTTTAGTTTGGCCGCAGATAAATTTGTTGAGTCTTATAATCTGCTGAAAGCTGCAGGTAAGGTAAATGGCCAGTTGTTATATAATTCTGCCTTAAGTGACGTGTATGCAAAAAACACTGCAAGAGCTCAGGAAAGTTTTAAAGAACTTATTGCGAACGGATATACAGGGGTGGAGACTACATACACTGCCAAGGAAAAAGCTACCGGTAATGTTGTGGATTTGGATAAAGCCACTTGGGACACCATGAAGAAGAACCCAGCTTATTCGGATTTCACAATGGCGACTTCTCCCAGTATTGAGCAGAATATTTATGAATTGTATGCAACGATCCTTGTGGATGCAGAAAAGTATGACGAAGCAGTTTCAGTAACAGAAAAAGGATTGAAAAAGTTTCCATCCAGTACTATACTCACTGAGAAGAAGGGATTGTCCTATTTCAAGTCAGGTAAAACGGCAGAATTTACTAATTCCCTAAAGGATTTAGTTGGTAAGAATCCGAATGATCCGATAACGTGGTATAATCTGGGAGTACTGCAAAGTAGCGATCCAAAACTTAAGAGCGATGCCGAAGCAGCATTCAGAAAGGCAATAGAACTTGACCCAAAAATGGCGACGGCTTACCAAAACCTTGCATACCTTCTGATGGGTGATGATGAAACCACTATCACAGAGTACCAATCCTTAAGAAAGGCTGGTAAGATAGAACAGGCAAATAAGGTGATGGATGCCAGAAGGCAACGTTTTGTTCAGGCCCTTCCCTATGTGGAGCGTTGGCAAGAACTTCAGCCCGATAACCTGGATGCTTTAACTATGTTAACAGGAATGTACCTAACAACCCGAAACGAGGCTAAGCATAAAGAATTTAAAGCAAAAGAAGATGCTTTGAAGGCTAAGGCAAAGTAA
- a CDS encoding Txe/YoeB family addiction module toxin: MKYVFVDESWEDYLYWQKTDKKKLKRINELLKDISRNPFEGIGKPEPLKHKYSGFWSRRIDDEHRLIYKYLENEILIAKCRFHYD, translated from the coding sequence ATGAAATACGTGTTTGTTGATGAATCCTGGGAAGATTATCTGTACTGGCAGAAAACTGATAAAAAAAAATTGAAGCGTATTAATGAATTGCTGAAAGACATTTCCAGAAATCCCTTTGAAGGCATTGGGAAACCTGAACCACTGAAACATAAATACTCCGGATTTTGGTCACGACGTATAGACGATGAACATAGATTAATTTACAAGTATCTGGAGAACGAAATCTTAATCGCAAAATGTAGATTTCATTATGATTAA